In a genomic window of Deinococcus roseus:
- a CDS encoding amino acid ABC transporter permease encodes MKSATEMPTPAPSKPDPLRWVKENLFNGIWNSLLTIITLLVIFFVAKNALNWALTEARWDVIPANFRLLMVGPYPQESLWRVWAGVMLINLLAGLHLGNSNRERVSPDLRNTWIALVVITVVYSALQFSAPSAKFLPAVLVVLTVAFFVGRRLNPISTLGWTIAWVIGFGVFLLLIGGNFGGGPITSDLWGGLLLTFLLAVVSIVASFPLGILLAIGRKSKLPVVSGFCVVFIEVVRGVPLIAVLFMAQLFLPLFLPDVRIDKVLRAMVAFTIFSAAYLAEYLRGGLQAVPRGQDEAARAMGLTGTQTMLLIVLPQALRAVVPAIVGQFISLFKDTSLVAIIGLTDMLGVANSITANSNYIGLSKEVYIGITLIYLCFTIPMARASRAVEARLNASKR; translated from the coding sequence ACCCTGCTGGTGATCTTCTTTGTGGCCAAAAATGCCCTGAACTGGGCTTTGACTGAGGCCAGATGGGACGTGATTCCCGCAAACTTTCGACTGCTGATGGTGGGACCTTACCCGCAGGAAAGCCTGTGGCGGGTCTGGGCAGGTGTGATGCTGATCAATCTGCTCGCAGGACTGCACCTCGGAAACAGCAACCGTGAACGGGTGAGTCCCGACCTGCGCAACACCTGGATCGCCCTGGTGGTGATCACTGTGGTGTACAGTGCGCTGCAATTCAGCGCACCCAGCGCGAAATTTTTACCCGCCGTGCTGGTGGTGCTGACCGTCGCTTTCTTTGTGGGTCGCCGCCTTAATCCCATCAGCACCCTCGGGTGGACCATCGCATGGGTGATTGGCTTTGGGGTGTTTCTGCTGCTGATTGGAGGCAACTTCGGAGGCGGCCCCATCACCAGTGACCTGTGGGGCGGCCTGCTGCTGACCTTTTTGCTGGCCGTGGTGTCCATTGTGGCCTCTTTCCCACTGGGCATCCTGCTTGCCATTGGGAGAAAATCAAAGTTGCCCGTGGTGTCGGGCTTCTGCGTGGTTTTCATTGAAGTGGTGCGTGGAGTTCCGCTGATTGCCGTTCTGTTCATGGCACAGCTGTTCCTGCCTCTGTTCTTGCCGGATGTGCGCATTGACAAGGTGTTGCGGGCCATGGTGGCCTTCACCATCTTCAGTGCAGCTTACCTTGCAGAATACCTGCGTGGCGGCCTGCAGGCCGTTCCCAGAGGCCAGGATGAAGCCGCCCGTGCCATGGGCCTGACCGGCACCCAGACCATGCTGCTGATTGTGCTGCCCCAGGCCCTCAGGGCCGTGGTTCCAGCCATCGTGGGACAGTTCATCAGCCTGTTCAAGGACACCTCGCTGGTGGCCATCATCGGCCTGACCGACATGCTCGGTGTGGCGAACAGCATCACCGCCAACAGCAATTACATCGGTCTCAGCAAAGAAGTTTACATTGGGATCACCCTGATCTACCTGTGCTTCACCATCCCGATGGCACGGGCCAGCAGGGCCGTAGAAGCCCGCCTGAATGCGTCCAAGAGGTAA